Part of the Clostridium sporogenes genome, AGCTTTAATTATTTCTATATTTATATCTATTTTATGCCCTAGTATAGGTATATATTTAGTACTTAGAAGATATTCAATGATTGGAGATACTTTAGCTCACAGTTCTTTGGCTGGTATAGCTATAGGATTATCCTTAGGCCAGAACCCTATACTAAGCGCCTTTATATTTACTTCTATAGCAGGAGTTTTTATAGAATTTTTAAGAGATTATTATAAAAGATATGCAGAACTAATCTTATCTATAGTTCTTTCTTTAAGTGTAGGTATTGCTATAACCTTAGTAAGCTCTGGGAAAGCTTCAGGTAATATAAATTCCTTCCTATTTGGAAGTATTCTTACAGTGTCAAAAGGCGAGCTTTTAACTGTATTTATATTAAGCATAATATCTTGTCTTACCTTAATTTTATTACATAGTGAACTTTTATATATAGCTTTTGATGAAGAAGGAGCTAAAATAGCTAATGTAAGAGTAAAACTTATAAATTATATTTTTTCTATTTTAGTGGCAGCTACCATATCCGTATCTATCAGAATTGTTGGAGTTTTAGTTTTAAGCTCTTTAATAGCTCTACCTGTAGCCACTGCTCTACAGTTTAAAAAAGGATTTAAAAACACCCTATTTTTGTCTATATTAATAAGTATATTTGATGTAATATCCGCTTTATTTTTATCCTATTATTTAGATTGTGCTCCTGGAGGAATAACAGCACTTATTTCCGTTTTCATTTTACTTATAGTTATGGTATTTAAAAAAAATAAATAAAATTACTTTTTTAATTGTTGACATATAAAACTAAATGGTATAAAATATTAATAAATAATAATTATTAAATAATATTATATATATCACTCTTGTATCCTCCCCCAAAAGATACAAGACAATTAAAAATTTTACAATTTTAAGATCCCCTTTACAAAAAAAGTAACACTTATAATTTTATAAGTGTTACTTTTTTACAAATTGATAAATACCTATTTTAAAAAGCTTTACTTCTCTATAACTTTAAATATTCTTATACAAATACTATCTATAATAAAGAATTATTAAATCTATTCTTCTAAAAGAATCTTCTCTAAATTAAACTGTTTATCTTTTACAACTTTCCATTTAAATTTAATTTTCTTTAAAGTGGCCTTTCCCCTTAATTTTTCTTCCCTATGTCTTCTATCTAAAGAACAAAATATATTTAAGCGAACATTATAAGTATAGGTAGTTGTTCCATCCTTATTTTTATGATAATTTTCTATATCTATATTATTAACCCTTACATGATAATTATTTCTATTAACTATAAGTGATAGTACTAAGGGAATCTGATCTCTCCATAAACTATTATAAGCATTTTCTGTCATTACATCTTCAAAAATATTTTCTGTATACACCTGTTGTAAAGTCATATTTCTATTAGTTTTGCTTTTTGGTTTAACGGTATATAATAAATTTATATACTCCTTAAATACCTTCTCTGATTCCTTTCTATCATCCATAATCACAGAGGTACAAGAAGATGCTACTATTATACTTACTAATACCAAAACTATCAGCAGCCTTATACCTTTAGTCATACAAATTCCTCCCAAATACTTATAAAACAAATAATCCAATTTATCAAATTAAATACCAAATAATATTAAATTCTTATTTGGATATTTTTAATTATTGTAATGATTAATATCTATAATATACAAATCTCTTATATATTGTATACTGTTTTTGTTAGTATATTATATATAAAATTTTAATTTACAGTAAACATTATATTAAAATAAGAGTTGAATATAAATCCATTAAAATTTATATTCAACTCTTTAAAATATGACTACTTAACACTAGATATTCACTTTTTATTTAACAATATTATTTAACATATTATGGGGTTTCATCATCTATACTTTGATTACATTTCAAACAAAGCATTACTATTCTTACTCTTATTCTTATTCAAAGGAGGTTCTAACAAAATTTAGATTTTATATTCTAAATTTTATATTAAGTAGTCATATTATTAGCATAATAATTTATTAATAAATAGTATTTACCCTTTTGGAAGGATGATTTATAGGAACTGAAGATAAAAGCTTTTCTGTATAATCTTTTTTATATGAATATAGCCCTAACTTTTTATTTTCTATAGTTTCTATTATTCTTCCAGATTCCATTACAATAATCTTGTCACAAAGATAATCTACAGCACTTATATCATGTGATATAAACAATATAGCTGTGTTACTTTTTTCTCTAAGCTCTTTTACCATAGACATTATTGATGCTTGTGTACATACATCTAAGCTGGATATTATTTCGTCACAAATTAAAAGCTTAGGTTCTAAAAGCAAAGCTCTACATATGTTTATTCTTTGTCTTTCCCCTCCACTTATAGATGAAGGATATTTTTCTAATATAGCCTTATCTAATTTAGCAAATCCTATGATACTTTCTATTTTATTTGTTTTTTCTTCTTTAGATAACTCAGTAAAATAGTTATCTAAAGGTTCCATAAGGGAATCTATTACTCTAATATTAGGATTTAAAGAACAATATGTATCTTGAAATATTATCTGACACTGTTTTCTAAAATTTTTTAGCTCTTTCCCCTTAAAACTCCATATATTCTTCCCTTTGTATTTTATTGAACCTTCTGTAGTATTTTCCAGTCTTAAAATAAGCCTTCCCAACGTACTTTTACCACAGCCTGATTCTCCTACAAGTCCTATAGCTTCTCCCTCTTTTAATTTAAAGGATACATTATCTATAGCTTTAAAATCTAATTTATTCTTTGTAAATAAACTTAATTTAGGATTATAACTTTTTACTACATTTTTAACTTCTAACATACATAAGTTACCTCTCTTTTAAAGGTAGCATTTAATAAAGTTTTAGTATAGTTTTCTTGAGGATTATCAAATATATTATATACATTTCCCTTTTCTATAATATTTCCATTTTGCATAATTACTACATTATCTGCAATTTCTGCTACTACTCCAAAATCATGAGTTATCATTAATATAGTAGTATTTAATTTTTCTTTTATCATTTTTAATTGATTTAATATATCTTTTTGAGATGTTAAATCTAAGGCAGTAGTTGGTTCATCTGCTATTATTATATCCGGTTCCATAAGTATAGCCGACGCAATCATCATTCTTTGAATCATACCTCCACTTAATTGAAAAGGATATTGTTTTAATATAATTTCAGGATTTTTTAAATTAATATTTTTCATTATATTTATGAGTTTATTTTTAAAACTTTCCTTATCTATACTATAATGACTACATATCATATCATATATTTGTATTTCCATAATTACAGAGGGATTAAAACAATTTATAGAATTCTGAAATATAGAAAAAATTTTCTTTCCTCTAAAATCTCTTAGTTTCTCTTTAGAGAAGTTAAAAATATTTTCTCCCATAAAAAGTATTTCTCCCTTTGTAACTCTAACTCCTTCTGGAAGCATTCCTATTATAGACATGGCTGTCATAGTTTTCCCACTTCCACTTTCTCCTACTATACAAGTAATTTTTCCTTTTTCTACTTTAAAATCAGTATTCCTAACTAAAATCTTTTTATTTTTTTCTTCTTCTATCCTAAGGCCTTTGACTTCTAAAATGTTCAAACTATTCCCTCCTAAAAGGTTAAATGAATGATCGAAAAAAAGCTTTTAACCTGTAAAACTTGTTTAATGACTATATATTTATAAAATTAAATTTCTCCCTAATAAGCCGCTAATTTTTTCTTAATACCTTCTCCTATAAAGTTTATACTAAGCATAGATATTACTGTAAATATACCTGGATAAAAGGCTATCCACCAAGCCCCTGATAGTATATCATTTTGAGCACAGTTTAGCATGCTACCCCAAGAAGGCATTCCCTGAGGTACTCCTATACCTAAAAAACTCATAGAAACTTCCGTGAAAACAGCCTGTGCACAATTTAAAACAGATATAACCAATATAGCTGGCAAACTATTTCTCAAAAGATGATTTATCATAATTTTATAGGTTGGAGTTCCAAGCACTCTAGCTGCCTTAACATAATTTTTATTTTTTATACTCATTACTTGAGATCTTACTATTCTTGCAGTTTGAAGCCATCCTGTAAGTCCCATTATTATAATCATGCTTGTTATACCACCTCTTATAATGGATTGAAGAGCAAGCATTATCACTAATGTAGGAATGGCTAAAAATGTATCTAACATTCTCATCATCACACTGTCTACTTTTCCACCAAAATATCCACTTATAACTCCATATAAGGTTCCTATAGTAGTAGATATTAATACAGATAATAGAGCCACACTTAAAGAGACCCTTCCACCATACAATACTCTTGAAAAAACATCTCTTCCCATACTATCCGTACCCATTATATGTATTTTATTAGGCTTAATAAGTACTTTTGTAAGTTCTACCTCATAAGGATTAAACTTAGTTATTAGGGATGCAAAAACAGAACTTAATATTATTATTGAAAAAACTATAATCCATATTTTATAATATTTTTTCTTCATATTTGCACCTACTTTCTAAGATGTGGATTAACTATTATTTCTATTATATCTGTAACTATCATACATAAAACAACTAAAACTCCAGTTATAAATATAGCTCCCATAAGCAATGGATAATCTCTTGAGTTGGCAGCTTTAACTGTAAGCATTCCAAGACCAGGCCAAGAAAACACCGTTTCTATCATTACAGAGCCACTAAAAAAAGTAGGAATAGTTATGCCTAAATAATTTATAAAAGGCACTACTGCATTTTTAGTTATCCCTTTTCTTATTTTCTTTTCTAAAACTCCATTTGCTCTAGCTACCATAACATAATAACTTTTATCCTCTTCTTTTACTTTTTCTTGTATAAATCTTGAATAGGCACCTACATGAGTAATTACTATAACTGCTATAGGTAGTATGGCATGTTTTAGTACATCTAAAACACTTCCTTCCCCACCTATGCTCATATTTCCTGAGGAAGGCAACCAACCTGTATAAACAGAAAATACTAATATAAAAATAAGAGCTAACCAAAAAGGTGGGATAGAATAAAATATTATACTTAAAGTACTAAGAAGTTTATCCCATATAGATCCTTCATTAAATCCTGCTTTTAATCCTAAAATCATTGAAATTAAGCTTATCAAAAGTATAGAATTTATAAAAAGCACCATAGTATTTGGAATTTTTTCCTTCAATATTTCTAGCACTGATCTTCCTTCTATGTAAGATATGCCCATGTCTCCTTTTATCATTTGACCGGACCATTTTATGTATCTCTCCATTACTGGTCTATCTAACCCATAATTTTTTACTATTCTAGATCTTTCTGAGTTGGTTAATCTATCGGCTTTTCCCCCATAAATAGCTACCGCCGGATCTCCCGGCGCAGCATTTATGATAAGAAAGGATATTATACTTAGAAAAAATACAATCAATATACCCTGCCCTAATCTTTTTAGTATATATCTTGAGGTCATTGAACCTTCCACTCCTCTGCATTCCATATGAATCCAGCTCCGTGGTGTCCTAATATCTTTTCTTTTATTCCTGTAACCTTTTTGTTTACAGCATATATAGCGTTTACATAGATTTCAAAATTATATGGTGGGTCATTAGCTAATTCTTCTTGAAGTTTACCATATATTTCTTTTCTCTTTCCTTCATCTTCTGTAGTTCTTCCCTCTTCTAATAATTTATCTACTTTAGGATTTGAATAAGCTCCAAAATTGTTACCATTCTTTATTTGACTTGAATGGAATAATTTATATGTATGATCATCTGCATCATATGGGCTTCCCCATCCTAATACAAAGGCTTCACATTCATCTATTTTTATAGCATTCCAATCTAGTGCTGCAACTTTAACAGTAACTCCTATTTTTTTGAATTGAGAAGCTAAGTAATTAGCTATTTTCACTCTGACTTCGTCAGTACTTGGTGCAGTTAAAGTAAATTCAAATTTCTTTCCATCCTTTTCTCTTATACCATCTTTTCCTTTTTTCCAACCTGCTTTATCCAACAATTCATTAGCTTTTTCTAAATCATAAGTATATTTTTCTACGTTAGCATTATTAAATTTATTCTTCTGAAGTGGAGAATAAGCTTCTACTCCAAAACCTTTTACTATTCCATCCACCATACCTTTTCTATCTACTGCATAGTTGAAAGCTTTACGAACATTAACATCTTTCCACAATTCTTTTCTCATGTTAAACATAAAACATCTATAATCCGCTGTATTTTCATTATAGACTTTTATTTTTTCTAATTTTTCTAGTTTACCTACTTGACTTGGTTCTACATAAGCTAAATCAATTTCCCCTGTTTCAAGCTGCATAGCACGTACATTATAATCTGGTATAAATTTAAATATGAACTTTTCTACATTTCCTGTTTTGTCTTTATCATAATAGTCTTCAAATTTTGATAATGTTATATTATTACCTTTTTCCCATTTTACAAATTTAAATGGCCCTGCTCCTATTGGTTTTTGATTAAATTCTGCATTATTTAAATCTTTTCCTTCTAGGGCATGTTTCGGAACTATTCCAATTGTTAACTTGTCTAAAAGTGCTGGAAAGGACTTTGCTAATGTAACCTTAACATTATAATCACCTTCAGCTTTTATGTCTTTTACTTCTTCAAATTCTGGTTTCATCTCTGTATTAACCTTAGGATCTTGTATTGACTTTATTGTAAATACAACATCTTCAGCTTTAAGCTCTTTTCCATCATGGAATTTTACACCTTTTTTAATTTTAAAATCGTAGGTCAATCCATCTGTAGATTTCTTATAAGATTCTGCAATATCACATTGTGGCTTATTATCCTTATCAAATCTCATAAGACCTCTAAAAATTAAATCGTTAGCATAGGCTGGCGCTAATACAGGATTTAATTTTTCATCTTCAAATTCTGCACCATAAACTACTGTCTTGCCTTTTTTATCATCTTTTTCTGATTGTTCTTTTTTACTTGAGCAGCCAGTAAATATTATTGGCAATGTAAATAAGGCAATTAACAACATAGCCGTAGCTTTTTTAATTGATTTCATTTTTTTCATGCTGCCTTCCTTCCTCCTAAAATTAATATATTTTATGCACATATATATTAATAAGCAAAATTCATGCCAATGTGTAAAGTATCAAATTCTGTTAAATTTTAAGCCTTTGTGTCATTTTGAGAAAGAATATTGTATCATTTTGATAATTTATTCACATTTTCTCATATTGAGAAAATTAAAATTATTATAACTAATATATAAAATATAGAATTATAGCCTTAATATTTATCCAAATAAAAATATAGATGACCCTTCTTGAAAGGCCATCTATATTTTATCCGATGACTACCCGCTCTAATACTCCCATCTTCTTCAAAGTGGGAGTAAAGAGCGGTCACGTCCCTGGATAACGATTTCTAAGCTTTAGTGGGAGTAAAAACTCCCTCTGAAGCCAAGAACTCTGTTTATTAAATTTTAAATTTTGTAACAGAACTTATTAATTTCTGTGAACTCTTTTTCAATGAATCTGTAGATTTAACAATATCTTCACTAGCTATTACAATTTTTTCATTATTTTGAGCTATATTAGTGGTATCTTTGGCTCCCTCATTAGCAGCACCTGCTACATTATTAATTACTTCTACTATGTTTTTTATAGAAGCTAGTAATTCTTCTGATGTAGCACTTAAATCATTAGATATATCATTATAATAGGTAGCATCCTTGCTATAAGAATCAAAAACTTCTACTGTATCTTGGTGAGCTTTTACTATATAACTATCTATAAAGTTTAATGCATTACTTGAATTTTTTTTAAGCTCCTCTACAGCTTTCAATACTTCCTTTGTAGTATCTTGTATTCTCACTACAGTTTGACTTGATTGTTCTGCTAATTTCCTTATTTCTTCAGCCACTACTGCAAACCCTTTACCAGATTCTCCTGCTCTTGCAGCTTCAATAGCTGCATTTAAAGCTAATAAATTTGTTTGAGAAGTTATTTCAAGTATAGCTTCAGATAATATATTTATTTCTTCTATGGTTTTAGACTTTTCTATAGCATCTTTGGTGGCACTATCTATATTAGTTTTAACTTTATTTGCATTTTTTTGAGATTCTATAGCATTAAATTTTAGTTCTTCCACTTTAGTTAATATTTTGCCTGCACTACTTGCACCCTCTTCTGCTTTTAAGGCTATATCCTCTACGGCCTTTTCTATTTCCTCTGAAGTTGCACTCATTTCCTCTGCTGAAGCTCCTGTCTCCTCCATACTAGCAGATAATTCTTCTGTGGCTGTTGAACTTTCTTGTATTCTCTTATCTAAACCATTAATGTTTTCATCTATGTTATCAACTACATTACTTGAATTAGTCATCTCATTTAAAACATCATTTATTATATTTCTTATAGATTCATACATTGTGCTAACTGCATTAGTTAATTGTCCAACTTCATCTTTCCTCTTTAAAAGCTTATCTGAAACCTTTTCCGTAAAATCTCCTGTAGACAATTTATCTAAGTATTCTACTGATTCCTTTAATGGATTAATTATGGATTTAGAAATTATATTAGTAATAACTAGAGCTATAATTATACTTAAAATTAAAATTATTGTTATAAATCTATTTGAAAAAGCATTAGCTCTATCATTCTCAATCTTAAATTTTTCTGCTTCTTTAACATTAAAATCTGATAATTCTATAAGAGCTGTCTGATAATTTTCATTTACCTCATTTAATTCACTAAATTTTTTAGCGGCTAAATCCATTTTTCCTTCACTGGCTACTTTAAATACTTCTTCTCTTTTTTGTCTAAACTCATTTAAACTTTTTTCCATATAATCTAAAAGTTCTTTTTCCTTTTCACTGTTGAGACCTATTCTTTTAAATTCTTCAATATCTTTATTAAATTTTTCCACTCTACTTTCAATATCTTTTTTTAATTTTTCCTGAGCTTTTACATCCTTAGATAAGATGACTATTCTAGCAACATCTGCTTCTGCCCCTCTTGCTTGAGCTCTTGCATCATTTAATACTTTTACACTAATAAGATTATCTTCATATAGTTTTTTAATAGCTTTATTAGATTTAGCATTAAAATAATATCCTGTTACCCCTACAATTATTGTAAAAATCAACATAATTGAACTCATGAAAAGTATTTTGTTTTTTACTTTTAAATTTTCCATAACCCGTCCTCCTAAAGTTCTTATTATTTATTGATAAAATTAAAGATTGTTTATTATAGCATCATTTACTCTATTAATTATTACCAAATAATAATTATCCAGTTATTATATTTAAATATTACCATGTTTTTTTCTAAACTGCAATAAATCTATGAAAAAAAATAACATTTAATCTGCTTTAGATTAAATGCTACTTTAATACTTATTCCTTTATAACTTTATTTAAGAATTCTCCTGTTATTTTATGCTTAGGTGTTGTAAAAATCTGCTGTGGTGATGCTTCTTCTATTTTTTTATATTTAAGAATTTAAGTAATCAATAACTAATTGTGACAATACTGCTGATGCTTTATATATAATATCCTCATCAATATCAAAATTACAGTTATGAAGCGGTTTATTTATATTTTTTTCATTATTTAAAGTACCAACATACATAAATACTCCCGGAACTTTATTTAGAAAATAAGAAAAATCATCTCCTGTCATAGATCCATGCTTTAATATTTCCACATTGCTTTCTCCTAAAACTTTAACTACTGCCTCTCTAGCTAAATATACAAATTCTTCACTATTTATTAATGGATATACACCTTCTGTAGCATCAAATCTATACTTTGCCCCTTGTATTAGCACAATTCCTTTTAAAATATTATCTATTAATCTTATTATTTCTTTCATTTTCTCCTTACTTAGAGTTCTTATAGTACCCTCCATTTCGACTTTATCTGGTATTATATTATAAGAACCCTGTGCCTTAAAAATTCCAATACTAATAACTACAGAATCATAAGGATCTACTTTTCTACTTACAATTTGTTGAATAGCCATATATACCTCATTGGCTATTGCAATAGGATCTAAAGTATCTTGTGGGGACGCTCCATGCCCACCTTTCCCTATTATTTCTATTCTAAATTTATTTGCACAGGCCATAGCACATCCATTTACTATAGCAATTTTTCCTGATTGTACGTCTGGCCATACATGGCCTGCAATGGCTACATCTACTTTAGGATTCTCTAAAATACCATATTTCAGCATTTCTTTAGCTCCCCATTGATTTTCTTCTCCAGGCTGAAATATAAATTTTACATTGCCTTTTATTTTATCCTTTAGTTTATTTAATATTATTGCAGCACCCAAAGTCCAGGCTATATGTGCATCATGGCCACAAGCATGCATTACTCCTTTATTTAAGGATTTATATTCTAAATTGTTATTTTCTTCAATAGGTAATGCATCTATATCACCTCTTACCAATATAGTTTTCCCTTCTTTTCTACCTTTAATTAAAGCTACAACAGCGGTTCTATGAAAATCCTCAATATAATTTATATTATGTTCTTTAAGTTTTTCTTTTATAAATTCACTGGTTTTAAATTCTTTGAAGGATAATTCTGGGTATTTATGCATATATCTTCTTACATGTATTAACTCTTCTTTAATATTATTTGCAATTTCAAGTATTTCCTCTGTTAACATAATAAGTTCTCCTTATTTATAAATCACTAAAATTTTTATGTTATATTAATATCGGTTTAATATATAAAAAATTAATATAATCTCAAATATTAGATAATGTTACAATTCTTTATCAAAACGCTGCTACAAATAGTGAAGAAATTATTTAAGCTAAAAAGACACTCCTCTTCTACTCAAAACTTAAGTTCTACTTCATAAACAACTAGTAACATGGTTATGGATTTAACAACCCCTATAGAAAAATTTAACATATAGAACATTCAATTACTTTTTTCATTATAAATTTACTAATTAGTATAAATTTATTTATACTATGAAATACTAAATAATGAATTATAAAAGTTGGAGGTATTATGAATGACTGTTATTAGTAAACTTAATCAAACAATGGAGATGTTAAAGAGCACGGAATCTAATTGTAGAACTTTTTCTATGGATACAGATGATCCTAATGCAAAACAAATGTTTAATCAAATGGCTGAAAATATGAAAATGTGTGAAGGCATGCTTCAAAGCAGAATTAATTTTGTTATGAGCGAAGAACCTCAATATCAACCTGAACAGCAACAACAACAAATACAGCAAGAAATTCAAATGCAACAACAGCAACAAGATCAACAACAATAATACACACTTATAAAAAATAGCAACCAAAGTTTTATAAATAAAACACTATCAAATACATTTTTTATAAATTTGATAGTGTTTTATTTTATTTACATTAAATAATAATTACACATAAGTAAAATTATAATACAGTTTATAATTTAAATATACGTGAGGAAACTATATTTCAAAAGTTACATGTTTATTTAATATATCTTCTATAATCTGCTTATTTTCATAATCTGAATAAACCGTAAGCATATAAAAGGATGAATCTACTTTTTTTATAGGCCTAAAAAGTAAAACTATAGCTGTAAAACTTCCACATATTACAGATACAATAAGTGAAATTATTAAGGTTGAAACCATCATTCCCCCCGCTGAAATAGGATTTAGTAGAGGAAAAGCTAAAAATCCAATTCCCTGTAACATACCTAAAATTATTCCTATTAATGCTCCATATATAAACCCTTTTAAAACTTTTCTTCCCTCTATTTTAAATAAAAAGCACATTTCATATATTTCCTCTATATAATTATCTGTAAGTTTCTTGCTATTAAGATTAGGAATACCTCCATTATTCAAATCATCAATAGCTTGCTGCAAATCACTTTTATTTTTAAAAAATCTTGTAACCTTATAAGTAAATCTAGGTAAGTTTTCAAGTCTTTGTTTCATTTGCTGTTGCATCTGTTCTTGAAATTCAGTATCCGTTGACGGCATTATCTATTACTCCTTTCACTTTCTAAAAGACTATCAATTTTATCTTGATTCATATCACTAATATAATCACTATTTCCTATTATCCATCCATGATTATTATTAATTTCCTGTGAAGAGATGTAACTTGGTTTTACATTATATAGATAATCTTTCAATTTTTCTGGTATAGAATTTTTATATACTAGAAGCATGGGACCCTGCTTTGCCTTATGTGATAAAATGGATGAAGCTACTGCTACCTGCCAATTATCAGGATTTACAAATATAAAATTATGCCCTGGTTGTGTAATTCCCCAACCAAAATCTCTACTTTTTTTACTAAACCAGCATGAAAAATTTTTACCTACATCCTTATAGGTTGCAAAAGATACTGCTTGATTATATATATTCTCTCCACCAGGGATCCTCTCTACATGACCGTATTTGGCAAGTTCCCTTTTAACCTCATTGGATATATGAAATTTATCTCCTAATATATAAATATAGGATCCTCCATATCTAGCTTTAAGAGCGTTTTTAACGGATTCTGGAACTTTATTTTTTTCTACAAAAAAGAATCCATCTCCACTATGAGCATTCCAAGAAGCTTGTGTTAGAGAATATTCAGGTTTTTCTATAGGCGCTATTATCACTACATCCTTATGATTTCCATGAAATGCAGCCAAATAATTGTCAACATTAAGACTTAAGTCG contains:
- a CDS encoding ABC transporter permease, yielding MTSRYILKRLGQGILIVFFLSIISFLIINAAPGDPAVAIYGGKADRLTNSERSRIVKNYGLDRPVMERYIKWSGQMIKGDMGISYIEGRSVLEILKEKIPNTMVLFINSILLISLISMILGLKAGFNEGSIWDKLLSTLSIIFYSIPPFWLALIFILVFSVYTGWLPSSGNMSIGGEGSVLDVLKHAILPIAVIVITHVGAYSRFIQEKVKEEDKSYYVMVARANGVLEKKIRKGITKNAVVPFINYLGITIPTFFSGSVMIETVFSWPGLGMLTVKAANSRDYPLLMGAIFITGVLVVLCMIVTDIIEIIVNPHLRK
- a CDS encoding M20 metallopeptidase family protein, with amino-acid sequence MLTEEILEIANNIKEELIHVRRYMHKYPELSFKEFKTSEFIKEKLKEHNINYIEDFHRTAVVALIKGRKEGKTILVRGDIDALPIEENNNLEYKSLNKGVMHACGHDAHIAWTLGAAIILNKLKDKIKGNVKFIFQPGEENQWGAKEMLKYGILENPKVDVAIAGHVWPDVQSGKIAIVNGCAMACANKFRIEIIGKGGHGASPQDTLDPIAIANEVYMAIQQIVSRKVDPYDSVVISIGIFKAQGSYNIIPDKVEMEGTIRTLSKEKMKEIIRLIDNILKGIVLIQGAKYRFDATEGVYPLINSEEFVYLAREAVVKVLGESNVEILKHGSMTGDDFSYFLNKVPGVFMYVGTLNNEKNINKPLHNCNFDIDEDIIYKASAVLSQLVIDYLNS
- a CDS encoding ABC transporter substrate-binding protein; protein product: MKKMKSIKKATAMLLIALFTLPIIFTGCSSKKEQSEKDDKKGKTVVYGAEFEDEKLNPVLAPAYANDLIFRGLMRFDKDNKPQCDIAESYKKSTDGLTYDFKIKKGVKFHDGKELKAEDVVFTIKSIQDPKVNTEMKPEFEEVKDIKAEGDYNVKVTLAKSFPALLDKLTIGIVPKHALEGKDLNNAEFNQKPIGAGPFKFVKWEKGNNITLSKFEDYYDKDKTGNVEKFIFKFIPDYNVRAMQLETGEIDLAYVEPSQVGKLEKLEKIKVYNENTADYRCFMFNMRKELWKDVNVRKAFNYAVDRKGMVDGIVKGFGVEAYSPLQKNKFNNANVEKYTYDLEKANELLDKAGWKKGKDGIREKDGKKFEFTLTAPSTDEVRVKIANYLASQFKKIGVTVKVAALDWNAIKIDECEAFVLGWGSPYDADDHTYKLFHSSQIKNGNNFGAYSNPKVDKLLEEGRTTEDEGKRKEIYGKLQEELANDPPYNFEIYVNAIYAVNKKVTGIKEKILGHHGAGFIWNAEEWKVQ
- a CDS encoding ABC transporter ATP-binding protein; translated protein: MNILEVKGLRIEEEKNKKILVRNTDFKVEKGKITCIVGESGSGKTMTAMSIIGMLPEGVRVTKGEILFMGENIFNFSKEKLRDFRGKKIFSIFQNSINCFNPSVIMEIQIYDMICSHYSIDKESFKNKLINIMKNINLKNPEIILKQYPFQLSGGMIQRMMIASAILMEPDIIIADEPTTALDLTSQKDILNQLKMIKEKLNTTILMITHDFGVVAEIADNVVIMQNGNIIEKGNVYNIFDNPQENYTKTLLNATFKREVTYVC
- a CDS encoding ABC transporter ATP-binding protein, which gives rise to MLEVKNVVKSYNPKLSLFTKNKLDFKAIDNVSFKLKEGEAIGLVGESGCGKSTLGRLILRLENTTEGSIKYKGKNIWSFKGKELKNFRKQCQIIFQDTYCSLNPNIRVIDSLMEPLDNYFTELSKEEKTNKIESIIGFAKLDKAILEKYPSSISGGERQRINICRALLLEPKLLICDEIISSLDVCTQASIMSMVKELREKSNTAILFISHDISAVDYLCDKIIVMESGRIIETIENKKLGLYSYKKDYTEKLLSSVPINHPSKRVNTIY
- a CDS encoding metal ABC transporter permease, with translation MLSYTFMRTALIISIFISILCPSIGIYLVLRRYSMIGDTLAHSSLAGIAIGLSLGQNPILSAFIFTSIAGVFIEFLRDYYKRYAELILSIVLSLSVGIAITLVSSGKASGNINSFLFGSILTVSKGELLTVFILSIISCLTLILLHSELLYIAFDEEGAKIANVRVKLINYIFSILVAATISVSIRIVGVLVLSSLIALPVATALQFKKGFKNTLFLSILISIFDVISALFLSYYLDCAPGGITALISVFILLIVMVFKKNK
- a CDS encoding ABC transporter permease, whose product is MKKKYYKIWIIVFSIIILSSVFASLITKFNPYEVELTKVLIKPNKIHIMGTDSMGRDVFSRVLYGGRVSLSVALLSVLISTTIGTLYGVISGYFGGKVDSVMMRMLDTFLAIPTLVIMLALQSIIRGGITSMIIIMGLTGWLQTARIVRSQVMSIKNKNYVKAARVLGTPTYKIMINHLLRNSLPAILVISVLNCAQAVFTEVSMSFLGIGVPQGMPSWGSMLNCAQNDILSGAWWIAFYPGIFTVISMLSINFIGEGIKKKLAAY
- a CDS encoding methyl-accepting chemotaxis protein, yielding MENLKVKNKILFMSSIMLIFTIIVGVTGYYFNAKSNKAIKKLYEDNLISVKVLNDARAQARGAEADVARIVILSKDVKAQEKLKKDIESRVEKFNKDIEEFKRIGLNSEKEKELLDYMEKSLNEFRQKREEVFKVASEGKMDLAAKKFSELNEVNENYQTALIELSDFNVKEAEKFKIENDRANAFSNRFITIILILSIIIALVITNIISKSIINPLKESVEYLDKLSTGDFTEKVSDKLLKRKDEVGQLTNAVSTMYESIRNIINDVLNEMTNSSNVVDNIDENINGLDKRIQESSTATEELSASMEETGASAEEMSATSEEIEKAVEDIALKAEEGASSAGKILTKVEELKFNAIESQKNANKVKTNIDSATKDAIEKSKTIEEINILSEAILEITSQTNLLALNAAIEAARAGESGKGFAVVAEEIRKLAEQSSQTVVRIQDTTKEVLKAVEELKKNSSNALNFIDSYIVKAHQDTVEVFDSYSKDATYYNDISNDLSATSEELLASIKNIVEVINNVAGAANEGAKDTTNIAQNNEKIVIASEDIVKSTDSLKKSSQKLISSVTKFKI